Proteins encoded by one window of Ulvibacter sp. MAR_2010_11:
- a CDS encoding lipoprotein signal peptidase translates to MSLKKAAIIIFLILLIDQISKVYIKTHFILGEEIRVFEWFRILFVENEGMAWGAKIPGTYGKLFLTLFRLVAIVGIGYWLWDAVRKKSSRILIVSIALIFAGAFGNIIDSVFYGIIFEDSHHQVASFLADGGGYGTLFHGKVVDMLYFPLWKGYLPEWIPFWGGDYFTFFEPVFNIADTSISFGVGLLIAFNKRAFPKKEKAD, encoded by the coding sequence ATGTCTTTAAAAAAAGCTGCAATTATTATTTTCTTGATCTTACTTATAGATCAGATTTCAAAAGTTTATATAAAAACCCATTTTATTTTAGGGGAAGAGATACGAGTTTTTGAATGGTTCCGAATTTTATTTGTAGAAAATGAAGGAATGGCATGGGGTGCGAAAATACCGGGTACCTACGGGAAGCTGTTTCTAACCTTGTTTCGCCTTGTCGCCATTGTAGGAATTGGGTATTGGCTTTGGGATGCCGTACGTAAAAAGTCATCCAGAATCCTGATAGTTTCAATTGCTTTAATATTTGCCGGCGCCTTCGGAAATATCATCGATTCGGTTTTTTACGGGATTATTTTTGAAGACAGTCACCATCAGGTTGCTTCTTTTCTCGCCGATGGAGGAGGATACGGAACGTTGTTTCACGGAAAGGTTGTAGATATGTTGTATTTCCCGCTATGGAAAGGCTATTTGCCCGAATGGATTCCGTTTTGGGGAGGAGATTATTTTACTTTTTTTGAACCCGTATTTAATATAGCGGATACGTCAATAAGTTTTGGTGTTGGATTGTTAATAGCATTCAATAAAAGAGCATTTCCGAAGAAGGAAAAAGCAGACTAA
- a CDS encoding CD225/dispanin family protein: MEPTQNSLGTPPDNNLVWAILCTVLCCLPFGIVSILKANKVNTLWAQGDHEGARKAASDAKKWAIWGAIIGPLAVIIFYVIFFIIYAGALFANGY; the protein is encoded by the coding sequence ATGGAACCAACCCAAAATTCATTAGGCACCCCTCCAGATAACAACCTGGTATGGGCAATTTTATGTACCGTATTGTGCTGTTTACCTTTCGGGATAGTGTCAATTTTAAAAGCGAACAAAGTAAATACATTATGGGCTCAAGGAGATCATGAGGGTGCACGTAAGGCAGCCAGTGATGCCAAAAAATGGGCGATTTGGGGTGCGATTATCGGACCTCTTGCCGTGATTATTTTTTACGTTATTTTCTTTATAATTTACGCAGGTGCCCTTTTCGCCAACGGCTATTAA
- a CDS encoding patatin-like phospholipase family protein: MKRITFILLVLLSGLVLAQEQETKDLKVGLVLSGGGAKGLAHIGALKVIEDSGIRIDYIGGTSMGAIIGALYASGYSARQLDSIFNQINFDELIQDQIPRSAKTFYEKEESEKYALTLPFDKFQVAFPSALSKGQNVYNFLSKLTAHVNNVEDFNKLPIPFFCVATNVETGKEVILNKGYLPRAITASGALPSLFSPVIINETLMIDGGVVNNYPVDEVRAMGADIVIGVDVQDTLRTRDKLKTAFDVLVQINNYRTINDMIKKRVKTDIYIHPNIDDFTVVSFDQGENIIKAGEDEANTFKDELLQLAAQQKAKPKVKIDFVKSDSLFIKEVRIDGIEKYTRSYVLGKLKLLTPAKTSYKRFNEGINNLSATGNFQDINYRFIEDRNGETTVLLHVRESRTNTLLRLGAHYDDLFRTAALINVTQKRIFTNNDIASFDFIVGDNVRYNFDYYIDKGYYWSIGLNSRYNTFEKGVPIDFVDSEVFAAVNTQLNRISLKYHDVTNQIYAETLFRRSFLLGLGVEHKWLRYLSESIGIDEDNNPRTIFESTNYFSSYGYLKYDTYDNSFFPNKGLYFKGDFHLYLFAEGLNKNFDQFSISKAKAGYAFSFLDKFSAVLSTEGGFKIGGKNTKSLDFFVGGYGFKDINNLVSLYGYEALSLRGDTYLKSTITLDYEIFRKNHINISGNIANVGDNLFGNGQWIDGVDYSAIALGYGLETFLGPVEAKYSFSPERNEGEWHVTVGFRF; encoded by the coding sequence ATGAAGAGAATAACTTTTATACTCCTTGTATTACTTTCAGGATTAGTCCTTGCGCAAGAGCAAGAGACCAAAGACCTAAAAGTAGGTTTGGTATTGAGTGGTGGGGGCGCAAAAGGACTGGCACACATCGGGGCATTAAAAGTGATTGAAGATTCGGGGATACGAATCGATTATATTGGAGGAACCAGTATGGGCGCGATTATAGGGGCGCTATACGCTTCGGGATATAGTGCAAGGCAATTAGACTCCATTTTTAATCAAATTAACTTCGACGAGTTAATTCAGGATCAAATTCCGCGTAGCGCCAAAACCTTTTACGAAAAAGAAGAATCTGAAAAATATGCGCTTACACTTCCTTTCGACAAGTTTCAGGTTGCGTTTCCATCGGCCTTGTCTAAAGGGCAGAATGTCTATAATTTTCTATCAAAACTCACTGCCCATGTTAACAATGTGGAAGATTTTAATAAACTCCCCATCCCTTTTTTCTGTGTTGCAACTAATGTCGAGACAGGAAAAGAAGTAATTCTCAACAAAGGCTACCTCCCCAGAGCGATTACCGCCAGCGGTGCATTGCCCTCGCTTTTTAGTCCGGTAATTATTAATGAAACCTTAATGATTGACGGGGGGGTGGTAAATAATTATCCGGTAGATGAAGTACGAGCCATGGGAGCCGATATAGTAATTGGAGTAGATGTGCAAGACACACTTCGTACGCGGGATAAATTAAAAACCGCTTTCGACGTATTGGTTCAAATTAACAATTACCGCACCATTAACGACATGATAAAAAAGCGGGTCAAAACAGATATTTATATTCACCCCAATATCGATGATTTCACGGTTGTTTCCTTCGATCAGGGAGAAAATATTATAAAGGCAGGTGAGGATGAAGCCAATACTTTTAAAGATGAATTACTGCAGCTGGCAGCGCAACAAAAAGCAAAACCAAAAGTGAAAATCGATTTTGTAAAAAGCGACTCACTGTTTATTAAAGAAGTTCGTATTGATGGAATTGAGAAGTATACCCGGTCGTATGTGCTGGGTAAATTAAAACTTCTTACTCCCGCAAAAACTTCATACAAGCGTTTTAACGAGGGAATAAATAACCTGTCTGCCACAGGAAATTTTCAGGATATAAATTACAGGTTTATTGAAGACAGGAATGGAGAAACAACGGTATTGCTGCATGTGCGTGAAAGTCGCACTAATACATTGTTGCGATTGGGAGCACATTATGACGACCTCTTTCGAACAGCAGCCTTGATAAATGTGACCCAAAAGCGCATCTTTACGAACAACGATATAGCCTCTTTCGATTTTATAGTAGGAGACAATGTGCGCTACAATTTCGATTACTATATCGACAAAGGTTATTATTGGAGCATCGGTCTTAATTCTAGGTACAATACTTTCGAAAAAGGTGTTCCCATAGATTTTGTTGACAGTGAAGTTTTTGCTGCAGTAAATACACAACTCAATCGAATTTCCCTTAAATACCACGATGTAACCAATCAGATATACGCTGAAACGCTTTTTAGACGCTCCTTTTTATTGGGATTGGGGGTCGAGCACAAATGGCTTCGCTATTTGTCTGAATCTATAGGCATAGACGAAGATAACAACCCAAGAACCATCTTTGAAAGCACCAATTATTTCAGCAGCTACGGGTATTTAAAGTACGATACATACGACAATAGTTTTTTCCCAAATAAAGGCTTGTATTTTAAAGGAGACTTTCACCTCTATCTGTTTGCCGAAGGCCTGAACAAAAACTTCGACCAATTTTCAATCTCAAAAGCCAAAGCAGGTTATGCATTTTCCTTTTTAGATAAGTTTTCGGCAGTGCTATCCACCGAAGGCGGCTTTAAAATTGGAGGAAAGAATACCAAGTCGCTCGATTTCTTTGTTGGGGGTTATGGTTTTAAAGATATCAATAACTTGGTATCGCTTTACGGGTACGAAGCGCTAAGCCTCAGAGGAGATACCTATTTAAAGTCTACAATAACTTTGGACTATGAAATCTTCCGAAAAAACCACATCAATATTTCAGGAAATATTGCAAATGTAGGAGACAATCTGTTTGGGAACGGACAATGGATTGACGGAGTGGATTACAGTGCGATTGCGTTGGGATACGGACTCGAAACCTTCTTAGGGCCTGTGGAGGCAAAATATTCGTTTTCTCCCGAGCGTAACGAAGGCGAGTGGCATGTAACGGTGGGGTTTAGGTTTTAA
- a CDS encoding DUF2752 domain-containing protein, whose translation MPFSPTAIKISKITLLLLLLGGGFVFFYLFNPSQHSFFLPCPFKYLTGFNCPGCGSQRAIHHLLHGDVFTAFGLNPLLILSLPLILYSLGLRLWNYIFKTELRVQLFYSNVFIYIYFGIAIIYWFIRNLSFYPFAK comes from the coding sequence GTGCCCTTTTCGCCAACGGCTATTAAAATTAGTAAAATCACCCTCCTGCTACTGTTGCTTGGGGGTGGTTTTGTATTTTTTTATTTATTTAACCCTTCTCAGCATTCCTTTTTTCTTCCTTGTCCCTTTAAATACCTCACCGGTTTTAATTGTCCGGGATGCGGTTCACAGCGTGCCATTCATCATTTGCTACACGGAGATGTATTTACAGCCTTTGGGTTAAACCCATTATTGATACTGTCCCTTCCATTGATTTTGTATAGTTTGGGGTTGAGACTATGGAATTATATCTTTAAAACAGAGCTGAGAGTACAATTATTCTATAGTAACGTATTCATTTATATATATTTTGGCATTGCCATTATATATTGGTTTATACGCAATCTTTCCTTCTATCCATTTGCTAAATAA
- a CDS encoding TraR/DksA C4-type zinc finger protein has translation MSQEEKNRYNDKELEVFKKLIQEKIVKAKEQLELIQSSYKNDSNNGTDDTSPTFKAFDEGSEVMSKEANSQLAIRQEKFIRDLKNALVRIENKTYGICRVTGKLINPERLKLVPHATLSIEAKNLQK, from the coding sequence ATGTCACAAGAAGAAAAAAACCGCTACAACGATAAGGAATTAGAAGTCTTTAAAAAACTAATTCAGGAAAAAATTGTAAAAGCGAAGGAACAGTTGGAATTGATCCAAAGTTCTTATAAGAACGATAGCAATAACGGAACAGACGATACATCGCCTACATTCAAAGCCTTTGATGAAGGAAGCGAGGTAATGAGTAAAGAGGCAAATTCACAATTGGCCATTCGTCAGGAGAAATTTATTCGTGACTTAAAAAATGCTTTGGTACGTATTGAAAATAAAACTTACGGTATTTGCCGTGTTACCGGGAAACTAATCAATCCCGAACGTTTAAAATTAGTCCCTCATGCTACTTTGAGTATTGAGGCGAAGAACCTGCAGAAGTAA
- the uvrC gene encoding excinuclease ABC subunit UvrC, translated as MAEASIPLQISTLPQSPGVYQYYDKDEKLLYVGKAKNLKKRVNSYFTKQHDNARTRLLVKKIHNIKHIVVATETDALLLENNLIKKYQPRYNVMLKDDKTYPWICIKNERFPRVFSTRRLIKDGSEYFGPYTSMKTVHTLLDLIKGLYPLRTCNYDLAEEKIQTGKYKVCLEYHLGNCLGPCEGLYSEAQYNETIESIRNIVKGNFKDSLVRFRKQMKTYADNLNFEDAQRIKEKIDILENYQAKSTVVNPKITNVDVFSIVSDESYAYVNFLQLSFGAIIRSHTLEIKKKLDETDTDLLQLSVIELRQRFHSQSKEIYVPLKIVVEDGVKVHIPKAGDKKHILDLSTRNAKYYRMERFKQAKIVDPDRHEKRIMAQMKKDLRLSEEPRHIECFDNSNIQGSHPVAACVVFKNGKPSKKDYRKFNIKTVEGPDDFASMEEVVFRRYKRMLEEEQPLPQLIIIDGGKGQLSSALKSLDKLELRGKIAIIGIAKRLEELFYPDDPIPLYLDKKSETLKIIQQLRNEAHRFGITFHRDKRSKDALNTALETIPGIGEKTVIELIQQFKSPKRIAKASFEELAQVVGANRAQKIITHFQSAE; from the coding sequence ATGGCAGAAGCGTCTATTCCCTTACAAATTTCTACGCTGCCCCAATCGCCGGGGGTCTATCAGTATTACGATAAGGATGAAAAATTGCTCTATGTAGGAAAGGCCAAAAATTTAAAGAAACGGGTCAATTCCTATTTTACAAAACAACACGATAATGCCCGTACACGCTTACTGGTAAAGAAAATACATAACATAAAACACATTGTAGTTGCCACCGAAACAGACGCGCTTTTACTTGAAAATAACCTGATTAAAAAATACCAGCCCAGGTATAATGTCATGCTCAAGGATGATAAAACTTATCCTTGGATTTGTATAAAAAACGAACGTTTTCCAAGAGTTTTTTCCACACGCAGACTTATAAAGGACGGCTCCGAATACTTTGGTCCTTACACCAGTATGAAAACCGTCCATACGTTATTAGATCTTATTAAAGGATTGTATCCACTTCGTACTTGTAATTACGATCTGGCTGAAGAAAAAATACAGACCGGAAAGTATAAGGTGTGTTTGGAATACCATCTGGGTAATTGCCTGGGACCCTGTGAAGGGTTGTATTCTGAGGCGCAATACAACGAAACCATCGAGTCCATCCGAAACATTGTAAAAGGGAATTTTAAAGATTCGCTGGTGCGGTTTAGAAAGCAAATGAAAACCTATGCCGATAACCTCAACTTTGAAGACGCTCAGCGAATTAAGGAAAAGATAGATATTCTTGAAAACTATCAGGCAAAATCTACGGTTGTAAATCCGAAGATCACCAATGTAGACGTCTTTTCCATCGTTTCGGACGAAAGTTATGCCTATGTCAATTTTCTTCAGCTGTCCTTTGGCGCGATCATTCGATCGCACACCCTCGAAATAAAAAAGAAACTGGATGAAACCGATACCGACTTATTACAATTGTCCGTAATCGAATTGCGGCAACGCTTTCATTCACAATCCAAAGAAATCTATGTTCCTCTGAAAATTGTAGTGGAAGATGGAGTAAAAGTGCATATCCCGAAGGCCGGAGACAAAAAACACATTTTGGATTTATCGACCCGAAACGCCAAGTATTACCGAATGGAGCGCTTTAAGCAGGCTAAAATTGTAGATCCCGATCGTCATGAAAAACGCATCATGGCGCAGATGAAAAAGGATCTTCGATTATCCGAAGAGCCTCGTCATATAGAGTGTTTTGACAATAGCAACATACAGGGATCACATCCTGTAGCTGCCTGCGTGGTTTTCAAAAACGGAAAACCAAGCAAGAAGGACTATCGAAAGTTTAACATAAAAACAGTAGAAGGCCCCGATGATTTTGCTTCTATGGAAGAAGTAGTTTTCCGCAGATATAAAAGAATGCTCGAAGAGGAGCAACCCTTACCACAATTAATCATCATAGATGGAGGGAAGGGACAATTGTCCTCGGCGTTAAAGAGTTTGGATAAATTGGAATTGCGAGGGAAAATTGCTATAATAGGAATTGCCAAGCGTTTGGAAGAACTATTCTATCCCGATGACCCCATTCCGTTGTATTTGGATAAAAAATCGGAAACCTTAAAAATAATTCAGCAACTTCGAAACGAAGCCCATAGATTCGGAATTACGTTTCACAGAGACAAGCGAAGTAAAGATGCTTTAAATACAGCATTGGAGACCATTCCCGGGATTGGCGAAAAAACAGTAATCGAATTAATACAACAGTTTAAAAGTCCCAAACGTATTGCCAAGGCTAGTTTCGAAGAACTTGCCCAGGTAGTTGGAGCGAACAGAGCTCAAAAAATTATAACCCATTTTCAATCCGCCGAATGA
- a CDS encoding RimK family alpha-L-glutamate ligase: MNIAILSRGEKLYSTQSLLKAGEARNHVMEVLDPDHCELSVEEGKPVLKFQGELVDDLHAVIPRIGASNTYFGSALVRHFEAMKVFTVVTADAIVQSRDKWTSFQILSQAGIPTPKTVLVHPINFEDQLKSFEGKPIIIKLLEGTHGQGVILAETYQNALATIETLHAAGVKFLLQEYIAESMGADIRAIVVDGVVVAAMKRQCKAGDFRSNLHRGGSSQEITLSSDEQTIALKTAKSLRLGVCGVDILQSERGPLVLEINSTPGLEGIETATGKNISKSIIGYIERNKR; the protein is encoded by the coding sequence ATGAACATAGCCATTTTATCCCGCGGAGAAAAGCTATACTCTACCCAAAGTCTCTTAAAGGCGGGAGAAGCCAGAAATCATGTAATGGAAGTCCTGGACCCCGATCATTGTGAATTATCGGTGGAAGAAGGAAAGCCGGTGTTAAAATTTCAAGGCGAGCTTGTAGACGATTTACATGCAGTGATTCCACGAATTGGCGCTTCCAATACTTACTTCGGATCTGCTTTGGTGCGTCATTTTGAGGCTATGAAAGTATTTACAGTGGTCACCGCCGATGCCATTGTACAATCCCGTGATAAATGGACTAGCTTTCAGATATTGTCGCAGGCTGGTATTCCCACTCCAAAAACAGTGTTGGTACATCCCATTAATTTTGAAGATCAGTTAAAGAGTTTTGAAGGAAAACCAATAATAATAAAACTATTGGAGGGCACGCATGGGCAGGGTGTTATTTTAGCCGAAACTTATCAGAACGCACTCGCCACGATTGAAACATTACATGCGGCGGGGGTGAAGTTCTTGCTTCAAGAGTACATAGCCGAATCTATGGGCGCCGATATTCGAGCAATTGTGGTCGATGGTGTGGTAGTTGCAGCTATGAAACGACAGTGTAAAGCTGGGGATTTTAGGTCTAATTTACATCGGGGAGGCTCCTCTCAAGAAATTACACTAAGTAGTGATGAGCAGACTATAGCTCTTAAAACCGCAAAGTCACTTCGTCTGGGCGTGTGTGGGGTGGATATTTTGCAATCGGAGCGCGGTCCTTTGGTACTGGAGATAAATTCTACCCCCGGGCTGGAAGGTATCGAAACCGCCACAGGCAAAAACATTTCGAAAAGCATCATTGGATATATTGAACGGAACAAGCGATAG
- a CDS encoding 5-formyltetrahydrofolate cyclo-ligase, which produces MDKVAFRKKYKELRAQLSPDEVEELSLQIANKSLELPIWDATNYHIFLSIIGKKEVNTEYLLHILQGKDKSVVLSKSDFKTGELRHILLQENTAIHISEFGIPEPVTGIEIAPQQLDVVFVPLLAFDTHGNRIGYGKGFYDRFLEQCRPETLVVGLSFFEPEISISVENTDIPLHFCVTPKKIYSFKKT; this is translated from the coding sequence ATGGATAAAGTTGCCTTTCGGAAAAAATACAAAGAGCTAAGAGCGCAATTGTCCCCGGATGAAGTTGAAGAATTAAGTTTGCAAATTGCCAACAAATCCTTAGAACTTCCTATATGGGATGCTACGAACTATCACATTTTCCTGTCTATTATTGGAAAAAAAGAAGTGAATACAGAATATTTGCTTCATATCCTTCAGGGAAAAGACAAAAGTGTCGTGCTGTCTAAATCCGATTTCAAAACGGGGGAATTACGGCATATTCTGCTCCAGGAAAATACCGCCATACATATTTCAGAATTTGGCATTCCTGAACCTGTAACGGGAATAGAAATAGCACCTCAACAATTGGACGTAGTTTTTGTTCCTCTTTTGGCATTCGATACTCATGGCAACCGAATTGGTTATGGAAAAGGCTTTTACGACCGTTTTTTAGAACAATGCCGTCCGGAAACTTTAGTGGTGGGCCTTTCTTTCTTCGAGCCTGAAATAAGTATAAGCGTTGAAAACACAGATATTCCATTGCACTTTTGTGTTACTCCCAAAAAAATATATTCTTTTAAGAAAACATAG
- a CDS encoding ATP-binding protein, which yields MPPASKVSEQTNDFYYKEIAQLTAAGGWSVDFITKTSHLDQEARRILNTPLGYIPSLSTALQFYAPEYREIIQEAFMEGSMGKPYKGTVKMLTYNKKEFWARAIGKPVYNEVNQVVGIQGVFQDISVAKEKELHLENTLKKIESQNTRLFNFANIVSHNLRSHASNLQLTAELLNSAESKEEERELKKGLNEISENINTTINHLNEIVAIQAKAGNDKKSISFRDILLTVTHSLQDSIFSTDAEVYSDFTEVPSIEYIPAYLESIFLNLITNSIKFKHPSRRPIIDICTYQDEDKTCLMIKDNGLGIDLEKHGTKIFNMYQTFHPHINSNGVGLFVTKNQVEALQGSIEVESMVNVGTTFRITF from the coding sequence ATGCCCCCCGCATCAAAAGTTAGTGAGCAAACAAATGATTTCTACTATAAGGAAATTGCTCAACTTACAGCAGCAGGAGGGTGGAGCGTTGATTTTATAACTAAGACCTCCCATTTAGATCAGGAAGCCAGAAGAATTTTAAATACGCCTTTGGGATATATTCCGTCCTTGTCTACCGCCTTACAGTTTTATGCTCCCGAATACCGAGAGATTATTCAAGAAGCATTTATGGAAGGAAGTATGGGTAAGCCCTACAAAGGAACCGTAAAAATGCTAACTTACAATAAGAAGGAATTTTGGGCCCGTGCCATAGGAAAACCTGTTTACAATGAAGTGAATCAGGTTGTTGGAATTCAAGGGGTATTTCAGGATATTTCTGTAGCCAAGGAAAAAGAACTTCATTTAGAAAATACTTTGAAAAAAATAGAGTCTCAAAATACAAGACTCTTCAATTTTGCGAATATCGTATCTCACAATTTGCGTTCTCATGCGAGTAATTTGCAGTTGACAGCCGAATTATTAAATTCGGCCGAATCCAAGGAGGAGGAGCGGGAACTTAAAAAAGGGCTGAATGAAATTTCGGAGAACATAAATACCACCATTAATCATTTAAATGAAATTGTTGCGATTCAAGCAAAAGCAGGAAATGATAAAAAATCAATTTCGTTTCGGGATATACTCCTTACAGTGACGCATTCGCTACAAGATTCTATTTTCAGCACCGATGCTGAAGTTTATTCAGATTTTACGGAAGTACCCAGCATTGAATATATCCCTGCCTATCTGGAGAGTATCTTTTTAAATCTAATCACCAATTCAATAAAATTTAAGCACCCAAGCCGAAGACCCATAATCGACATCTGCACTTATCAAGATGAAGATAAAACTTGCTTAATGATAAAGGATAACGGACTGGGAATCGACCTTGAAAAGCACGGCACCAAGATATTTAATATGTACCAAACATTTCATCCACATATTAACTCAAATGGTGTAGGATTGTTTGTTACTAAAAATCAGGTGGAAGCGCTACAAGGCTCTATTGAAGTTGAGAGTATGGTAAATGTTGGAACCACTTTTAGAATTACCTTTTAG
- a CDS encoding RimK/LysX family protein, translated as MKRKIGRIDHADFPLLNLFDIEVKIDTGAYTSSIHCKNVVVEDNYLKCVFLDEEHPAYHEKEFKFDRYDVKVVKSSNGIAQARYRVLTEIVLFGKTYPIFLTLSDREEMRYPVLLGRKFLTKRFVVDINNTDLSYKLKLKNEH; from the coding sequence TTGAAAAGAAAAATAGGAAGAATAGATCATGCCGATTTTCCGTTGCTCAATCTATTTGATATTGAAGTAAAAATTGATACGGGTGCTTACACTTCGTCCATCCATTGTAAAAATGTTGTCGTAGAAGATAATTACCTCAAATGTGTGTTTTTGGACGAAGAACATCCCGCGTATCATGAAAAAGAGTTTAAATTTGACAGGTACGACGTAAAGGTTGTTAAAAGCAGCAATGGAATTGCTCAGGCCCGATATCGCGTTCTCACTGAAATTGTATTATTTGGTAAAACCTATCCAATATTTTTAACCTTGAGCGACCGGGAAGAAATGCGCTACCCTGTTTTATTGGGAAGAAAATTTTTAACCAAAAGATTTGTGGTTGATATTAATAACACAGACCTTTCCTATAAGCTAAAACTTAAAAATGAACATTAA
- a CDS encoding succinylglutamate desuccinylase/aspartoacylase family protein: MAKAQNNDLIILGHTIKLGESKTIDFSIAKLYTSTKVEIPIIIERAAVPGPTVLLTAGIHGDEINGVEIVRQVIAKKINKPIIGTVICIPILNIFGFLNADRVFPDGRDLNRVFPGTKTGSLASRVAYHLTKKILPHIDYCMDFHTGGASRFNAAQVRLRPNDEELLELAKIFNPPFIVFSSNIEKSFRSTCAKMNIPIILFEGGKSLESNKHIVKHGVDGVLRMLRHFNMLSEKHLVPEIVSPAIIIEKSKWIRAQKSGLLHVKIECNKHVMKDEFLATITDPYGTMRFKVKSPNEGYIINVNHAPIVHQGDAIFHISTADAAAMPSEEDEMED; encoded by the coding sequence ATGGCAAAGGCTCAAAATAACGATCTCATTATATTAGGGCATACCATTAAATTGGGTGAAAGCAAAACCATCGATTTTAGTATTGCCAAATTATATACTTCGACCAAAGTTGAAATTCCAATTATAATAGAAAGAGCTGCTGTTCCCGGCCCAACAGTTTTACTAACAGCCGGTATTCATGGTGATGAAATTAATGGAGTAGAAATAGTGCGTCAGGTAATTGCCAAAAAGATAAACAAACCCATTATAGGTACTGTGATTTGTATTCCTATTTTAAACATTTTTGGCTTTCTAAATGCAGATAGGGTTTTCCCTGATGGAAGAGATCTTAACAGAGTATTTCCCGGCACCAAAACAGGGTCTCTTGCCAGTAGAGTGGCCTATCATCTCACCAAGAAAATTCTGCCGCATATTGATTATTGTATGGACTTTCATACCGGGGGAGCGAGCAGATTCAATGCGGCACAGGTGCGTCTTCGCCCCAATGACGAAGAACTTCTGGAACTAGCCAAAATATTTAATCCGCCATTTATAGTGTTTTCTTCAAATATTGAAAAATCGTTTCGTAGTACGTGCGCAAAGATGAATATCCCTATCATTCTTTTTGAAGGCGGCAAATCGTTAGAAAGTAATAAACATATTGTGAAACATGGTGTGGATGGGGTACTGCGAATGTTGCGGCATTTTAATATGCTTTCAGAAAAACACCTAGTTCCTGAAATTGTTTCTCCGGCTATCATAATTGAAAAAAGCAAATGGATTAGAGCTCAAAAGAGCGGTTTGTTACACGTGAAGATTGAATGTAACAAGCACGTTATGAAGGACGAATTTCTAGCTACTATTACCGATCCCTACGGCACAATGCGTTTTAAAGTAAAATCTCCCAACGAAGGCTATATCATCAATGTGAATCATGCTCCCATTGTGCATCAAGGGGATGCTATTTTTCATATTTCAACAGCAGATGCTGCTGCCATGCCTTCTGAAGAAGACGAAATGGAAGATTAA
- the rimK gene encoding 30S ribosomal protein S6--L-glutamate ligase, whose translation MNIKILSANPSLYSTQRLVEAAKKRKHEIEIIDHTKCDIVIEKKNPCIFYKGRKIEHTDAVIPRIGASVTFYGTAVVRQFEMMRVFTTTESQALVRSRDKLRSLQVLSRAGLGLPKTIFTNYSKNVKEIVEQAGGAPVIIKLLEGTQGIGVILAETKKAAESVIEAFNNLQARVIVQEFIKEAGGADVRAFIVDGQVVGAMKRQGKEGEFRSNLHRGGHASIIELSDEEEVAALKAAKAMGLGIAGVDMLQSSRGPLILEVNSSPGLEGIEKATGIDIATSIIKYIERHV comes from the coding sequence ATGAACATTAAAATATTATCCGCAAATCCTTCTTTGTATTCTACACAGCGTCTTGTTGAAGCTGCTAAAAAAAGAAAACATGAAATAGAAATAATCGATCATACCAAATGTGATATTGTTATTGAAAAGAAAAACCCCTGTATCTTTTATAAAGGAAGGAAAATTGAACATACCGATGCTGTAATCCCGAGAATTGGCGCCTCTGTTACTTTTTATGGGACTGCTGTAGTACGACAGTTCGAGATGATGCGGGTATTTACCACCACCGAATCACAAGCCCTGGTTCGTTCCCGGGACAAATTGCGAAGTTTACAAGTACTATCGCGCGCAGGATTAGGATTACCAAAAACTATTTTTACCAATTATTCAAAAAACGTAAAAGAAATTGTGGAACAAGCCGGTGGAGCTCCCGTAATTATCAAATTATTGGAAGGAACACAAGGAATCGGAGTTATTTTGGCTGAAACAAAAAAGGCAGCCGAATCGGTTATCGAAGCATTTAACAATTTACAGGCCAGAGTCATTGTTCAGGAATTTATTAAAGAAGCCGGAGGAGCCGATGTGCGTGCATTTATTGTAGACGGACAGGTGGTAGGTGCGATGAAGAGACAAGGAAAAGAAGGCGAATTTCGTTCCAATTTACACCGTGGCGGACATGCGAGTATCATAGAATTGAGCGACGAAGAAGAGGTGGCTGCCCTTAAGGCTGCAAAAGCCATGGGATTAGGAATTGCAGGAGTTGATATGTTACAAAGTTCCCGCGGGCCTTTAATTCTTGAGGTAAATTCCTCTCCGGGGCTGGAAGGTATTGAAAAGGCCACCGGAATAGATATTGCTACATCCATTATTAAATATATAGAACGACACGTATAA